The genomic interval CACCAATAAATACGAACCCAGAACACTGGTTAAAAAGTCTTTATCACCGTCGTTTAAAGTGCTTGATAAGGAAACTAATTTATTAGTAATGCCTAGCTTTGCTTTTAAATACAAAAAAGAAGTAGACAGCCTTTTGGAGAAAAATAAGGAATTACTGAAAACAAGCAAACATCTGATCATTGATATCCGTAATAATTCGGGAGGACTAACCAGTACCTTCGAGCAAGTATTACCTTATATTTATACCAATCCAATTTATACAGATGGTGGAGTGGTATGGGCAACTCCGGATAATATTAAGAATGGATACGATACCGATATTTCTGGTTTTCCTGAACAGACTCAAAAGAAGTTTAGGGAAGAGACCGAAAAATTAAAGGCACATGTTGGTGAATTTTATCCGCTTTATGAGGGAGATACTATTGAGTTTTCTCAGGTCTTAAAGAATCCGCAGCGTGTCTCTGTGCTGATGAACAGAGGAAGTGCGAGTGCTGCAGAGCATTTTATTTTAAGAGCTGAACAAAGTAAAAAAGTTACGCTGTTTGGTCAGAATAGTGCGGGAGCTATTGACTATACTGAAATTGTAAGTGGAAAAATCCCATGTAGTTATTTTACTGTTCAATATCCTGCATTCAGGTCAGACAGGATAGAAAAGCGTCCATTAAACAATATTGGGATAACTCCTGATATTGTGATTCCGCATCATACTCCAGACTGGGTTGAATTTGTACGGACTTATAAAACTGCCAATTGAAACGGTCCATAAATTATAAGTTAATATCTTATCATATAATATTCTGGGTATTACATTTGATTTTCAACAGGTATGATTCTATTTTTCATCCTGGTGATCATTATTTGAGGGTGTGGCTTGATATCGTATGTGCGCAGGGAACAAATATTGGATTGGTTTATCTCATTATATTTTTGTGTTCGAGATATACTGTTCCGCTAAAGATTATCCCGTTGACGATTGGGGTTGTGATACTTTATTGTTGGTATTTCCTGATGTGGTACGAAATAAGTTTTGTGCTCAGGCCATTCCTGAAAAACTCGGCGGTACCTGAATTTAATTTCCTGTATCAGGTTGTAATTGTGCTTTGGGTATTTGTTAAGTTCGCTTTTTTTGGCTTTGGATATGAAATTTGCATGAAAGTAATTAAACGGGAAAAGAACATGGCAATGATAAAAAAGGAGAAAATTGAAGCTGAGTACGCATTTCTGCGGGCGCAGATCAATCCTCATTTTTTGTTTAATACACTGAGTTTATTTTATGCAAAATCATTACCCTTATCTGAAGAACTATCGGATGGAATTGTAACTTTATCTCAAATTATGCGCTATTCTCTGGAAAAGAATGAACATAGTAAAATGGTCTTGCTTTCTGATGAATTGGAACATGTAAATAATGTGATTAAAATTAATCAGATGAGGTTTAGTAACCAGTTACAAATTGACCTTAAAATTGAAGATACTTTTCCTTCAATTCAGATCGTTCCGCTGATCATTATAACTATTGTAGAAAATGTACTAAAACATGGAGATTGTACGCTGGCAAAAGATCCTGCTGTAATTAGCCTGTTCAACTCTGAAGATGGATATTTTATTCATTTATATACCTATAACAGAAAGAAAAAAACATTGATCAAAAGCATGAATGGAATAGGAATGGAAAACATTAAAAAGCGTCTGGATTATCATTATGGTGATAATTATGAACTTATCGTTGATAATAATGATGATTTTTACATGCTGAAACTCAAATTACCGGTTTTTCACCAAACTGATTTTTATTCTTAATTACAAACGGCTGATGAAGAAACCTTTAGGACTCCGTTTAATCTGCTATCATTTCATTTTTTGGGTGATTTATTTTTCTTTGTATTCAGCTAATGAATTTGTAAATATTCCTGAAACTTATTTCTTCAGTTTAACAGATATATTAGTTACACAAGTCCCAAACTTAATTATCGTTTATCTGAGTATTTATTTGTTTTTAAAATATACTATTCCCAATAAACCTATAGCATTAACTATCGGTATTTTTGTTATTCACGTCATTAATTCCATTGATTGGTACCTGGTTGAGAATCATATCACCCCATTTATTGAAGTCAATCCGGGGCCTGGTATACCGCCTCAGGGGTTTTATGCTGTCCAGTCTTCAGTAGCATACCTTACAATGAAATATATGATTTTTGGTTTTGCCTATGCTTTTGCTGTTAAGATGATCAGGAATGAAAGAAAGCGCAACCGTCTGGAACAGGAAAGGCTTAAAGCAGAATATGCATTTCTTCGCGCACAAATTAATCCGCATTTTTTAAACAATACCCTGAACTTCTTTTACGCAAAAGCTTTGCCTTTATCAGATGGACTGTCAGACGCCATTATGACCTTATCCCAAATTATGCGGTATTCACTGGATAGGAATGAAGGTAACCGGATGGTGATGCTTTCTGACGAACTCAGACACGTACGAAACGTGATTAAGCTGAATCAAATGAGGTTTAGCAACCGTTTACAAATCGACCTTGATTTCGGGACTACATCTTCATCAATTCAAATTGTCCCATTGATTATTATCACCATTGTAGAAAATATTCTGAAACATGGGAATTGTACATTGCCGGATGATCCCGCAAAAATCCGGCTGTCAATTTCTGAAGACGGATGTTCTATTTTGCTGAATACTTACAATAAAAAGAGTGAATGGGCAGCTGAGCATTCCAGTGGGATAGGTGTTGAAAATATCAGAAAACGTATTGCTCATCATTATATAAATGATTATCAATTGATTATTGATAATAATGATGTTTTTTATTCCCTGTCACTCCAATTACCTGTTTTTCATAAAGTTGAGTTTTATACTTCACATGATGACCAGCTCAGTAATGAAAAGGCTGAATGGGCCAGGTTATTTGCAAAAAAGAAACTTAACCTTTCTTAATCTTAAGCATACTCATCGAACATGGAGATGATATCTCCTGACAGCCCGCCTTAATCCTATGGTGAAATGGGCGATCCATCTCCGGTACAGGCGAACCAGCCTTGTTAACCGGCCGTAATTTTAATACAGGTCCGTTTGCTTTTTCATCTTCTGAAAATCATATCCGGGTAACTGGAAAAAAAGAATAAATATTTTTTTGTGGTGTAAGCGTATCAAAGATAAAATGAGACAGCAGTTAAAGCGGTTACAGGCTGATAAATACGCTTGTTATGTTAAAAAATCTATGATTTATAGCGTATCAATTGGTTTTTAATTATTTGATATACAGATAATTGTAAAATTTTTATCTTGCTTATATCCATAAAAGTCCTTTAAATTTATAGGACCTAAATTATAAACTAAATATTTATCTAATGAAAAAACAGACTACTAGAAGACAGTTGATGGCCAGTATAGTTTTACTGGCAGTTTTATTCGGGACAGCTTGTAAAAAAGACGTCAATACAAACGAATCGGGCAACAAAAATCAGGACGCTTCAGCAACTGCAGTGAATGCCGTCAATGAAGACATTAATCTGAACTGGGAAAACCGGGCCAATGGCTCTACTTACACCAATTCACAGGCGGCAGCAGATTTTGGAAACATTTCGGGATGGCAGGAATCCAGAGCATTTGTGACCAATGGAAAAGACGGTTCTAATGGATTAAGAGTTACTTTATTGCCAAATGCGCTTTCAGGAGCTGGGGGGTTGATTGGAAATGTAAATCTGAGCCAGGGAACTGCGTATGAACTGGATTATGATGTGAAATTTCATAGCAATTTCAATTT from Pedobacter sp. WC2423 carries:
- a CDS encoding sensor histidine kinase yields the protein MWYEISFVLRPFLKNSAVPEFNFLYQVVIVLWVFVKFAFFGFGYEICMKVIKREKNMAMIKKEKIEAEYAFLRAQINPHFLFNTLSLFYAKSLPLSEELSDGIVTLSQIMRYSLEKNEHSKMVLLSDELEHVNNVIKINQMRFSNQLQIDLKIEDTFPSIQIVPLIIITIVENVLKHGDCTLAKDPAVISLFNSEDGYFIHLYTYNRKKKTLIKSMNGIGMENIKKRLDYHYGDNYELIVDNNDDFYMLKLKLPVFHQTDFYS
- a CDS encoding sensor histidine kinase, giving the protein MKKPLGLRLICYHFIFWVIYFSLYSANEFVNIPETYFFSLTDILVTQVPNLIIVYLSIYLFLKYTIPNKPIALTIGIFVIHVINSIDWYLVENHITPFIEVNPGPGIPPQGFYAVQSSVAYLTMKYMIFGFAYAFAVKMIRNERKRNRLEQERLKAEYAFLRAQINPHFLNNTLNFFYAKALPLSDGLSDAIMTLSQIMRYSLDRNEGNRMVMLSDELRHVRNVIKLNQMRFSNRLQIDLDFGTTSSSIQIVPLIIITIVENILKHGNCTLPDDPAKIRLSISEDGCSILLNTYNKKSEWAAEHSSGIGVENIRKRIAHHYINDYQLIIDNNDVFYSLSLQLPVFHKVEFYTSHDDQLSNEKAEWARLFAKKKLNLS
- a CDS encoding S41 family peptidase, which produces MINRLYNINRTKVKRILILILILLPFLSSAQSCNCSDNFKSLVDKIKNNYVGYKDKVNASNQKQFTVFTDSLKEIAKLSSKMNCYDICAEWLSFFKDEHIGLSFTPGKATKEEVNDFFSTTEKTSWNEKTLDAYLLRNQKNLDNIEGYWTYAPDTYKIGIVKDSIRNEFVGFIVRTNVPNWENQQVKLRIKKIKDKYHLIYFRGIDHGKKFPWLVVKKDSLELGYFGVWYKSKFFTNKYEPRTLVKKSLSPSFKVLDKETNLLVMPSFAFKYKKEVDSLLEKNKELLKTSKHLIIDIRNNSGGLTSTFEQVLPYIYTNPIYTDGGVVWATPDNIKNGYDTDISGFPEQTQKKFREETEKLKAHVGEFYPLYEGDTIEFSQVLKNPQRVSVLMNRGSASAAEHFILRAEQSKKVTLFGQNSAGAIDYTEIVSGKIPCSYFTVQYPAFRSDRIEKRPLNNIGITPDIVIPHHTPDWVEFVRTYKTAN